Proteins from one Falsirhodobacter algicola genomic window:
- the cobA gene encoding uroporphyrinogen-III C-methyltransferase, with amino-acid sequence MSPQPATGTSTTPGTVTFAGAGPGSADMLTLGVLRALEGADVVIHDRLVGEEVLALIPAHVTRVDAGKEGFGPSTPQSAINALIVGHAGTGARVVRLKGGDTGIFGRLDEEMDALEAAGIAFTILPGLTSASAAAAAIGQSLTRRGRNRGLRIVTGHDMDGFADQDWKGLARSGEVAAIYMGKKASRFIQGRLMMHGAAAETPVTLVENASRANQRVIAATLSTLADRAADLAGPAILLYGLAPRAAVHALSALNEATA; translated from the coding sequence ATGAGCCCACAGCCCGCAACCGGCACCTCGACCACACCCGGCACCGTCACGTTCGCGGGCGCCGGTCCCGGCTCGGCCGACATGCTGACGCTGGGCGTGCTGCGCGCCCTCGAAGGGGCCGATGTCGTCATCCACGACCGCCTCGTGGGCGAAGAGGTTCTGGCGCTGATCCCGGCCCATGTCACGCGCGTCGATGCGGGCAAGGAAGGCTTCGGCCCCTCCACGCCGCAATCGGCGATCAACGCGCTGATCGTGGGCCATGCCGGCACCGGCGCGCGCGTCGTCCGTCTGAAGGGCGGCGATACCGGCATCTTCGGCCGCCTCGACGAGGAGATGGACGCGCTGGAGGCCGCGGGCATCGCCTTCACGATCCTGCCCGGCCTCACCTCGGCCTCGGCCGCCGCCGCCGCCATCGGGCAAAGCCTGACGCGCCGCGGCCGCAATCGCGGGCTGCGCATCGTGACCGGCCATGACATGGACGGGTTCGCCGATCAGGACTGGAAGGGCCTCGCCCGCAGCGGCGAAGTAGCCGCCATCTACATGGGCAAGAAGGCCAGCCGCTTCATTCAGGGCCGCCTGATGATGCACGGCGCCGCCGCCGAAACCCCCGTCACGCTGGTGGAGAATGCGAGCCGCGCGAACCAGCGCGTGATCGCCGCCACCCTGTCCACGCTGGCCGACCGCGCGGCCGATCTCGCCGGTCCCGCCATCCTTCTCTACGGCCTCGCGCCCCGCGCCGCCGTCCACGCCCTTTCCGCCCTGAACGAGGCCACCGCATGA
- a CDS encoding orotate phosphoribosyltransferase: protein MIPSSFPPREEIARLTARMLLEIKAVHFNAETPFTLASGLPSPTYIDCRKLISHPRIRSTLMDFLVMTVMRDVGFEAFDNVAGGETAGIPFAALVAERMGLPMSYVRKKPKGYGRNARIEGTMTEGQRVLLVEDLTTDGGSKLSFVDAIRDTGASCAHTAVIFYYGIFPETEATLAGHGVALHYLCTWWDVLAEARATAAFDAATLAEVERFLHAPRAWQDARK from the coding sequence ATGATCCCATCCTCCTTCCCCCCGCGCGAGGAGATCGCGCGCCTGACCGCCCGCATGTTGCTGGAGATCAAGGCCGTCCACTTCAACGCCGAGACGCCGTTCACGCTCGCCTCCGGCCTGCCGTCGCCAACCTATATCGACTGCCGCAAGCTCATCTCCCATCCGCGCATCCGCAGCACGCTGATGGATTTCCTCGTGATGACCGTGATGCGCGATGTCGGCTTCGAGGCGTTCGACAACGTCGCCGGCGGCGAGACGGCGGGCATCCCCTTCGCCGCCCTCGTGGCCGAGCGGATGGGCCTTCCCATGAGCTATGTGCGCAAGAAGCCCAAGGGCTATGGCCGCAACGCCCGCATCGAAGGCACGATGACCGAAGGCCAGCGCGTGCTGCTGGTGGAGGATCTGACCACCGATGGCGGCTCCAAGCTGTCCTTCGTGGATGCGATCCGCGACACCGGCGCCAGCTGTGCCCACACCGCCGTCATCTTCTATTACGGCATCTTCCCCGAGACCGAGGCGACGCTGGCCGGCCATGGGGTCGCGCTGCATTACCTGTGCACATGGTGGGACGTTCTGGCCGAGGCGCGGGCGACCGCCGCCTTCGACGCGGCGACGCTGGCCGAGGTGGAACGCTTCCTCCATGCCCCCCGCGCATGGCAGGACGCGCGCAAGTAA
- a CDS encoding nitrite/sulfite reductase yields the protein MYSYNEFDEAFVRERVAQFSQQVARRIDGSLTEDEFKPLRLMNGLYLQLHAYMLRVAIPYGTLNPNQMRQLAHIAETWDKGYGHFTTRQNIQFNWPLLKDVPAMLSALADVGMHAIQTSGNCVRNVTSDHFAGAAADEIEDPRPYAELLRQWSTDHPEFSFLPRKFKIAITGAPNDRAVTKAHDIGLRMVRGPKGQPGFEVLVGGGLGRTPMIGQVVREFLPIEDLLPYTEAILSVYNLLGRRDNKYKARIKITVHETGLDEIRRLVEERFAEIRPTFHGHDQDLLEDIRAAFAPPAFRNAPTDAHDAALADPVYRAWADTNLAAHRNAQYAIVTISLKKHGETPGDATADQMRLMADLAERYGHGELRISHEQNVILPHVHKADLPAVHAALRGAGLGTANIGLISDMIACPGMDYCALATARSIPVAQDIATRFDELKLEHDVGPLKIKISGCINACGHHHVGHIGILGLDRAGVENYQITLGGDGTETAVIGERAGPGFAYDEIVPAIERLVQAYLKNREAPEETFLEAYRRLGLGPFKAALYPAEGKQDAA from the coding sequence ATGTACAGCTACAACGAATTCGACGAAGCCTTCGTGCGCGAGCGCGTGGCCCAATTCTCCCAGCAGGTCGCGCGCCGCATCGACGGCTCGCTGACCGAGGATGAGTTCAAGCCGCTGCGCCTGATGAACGGGCTCTATCTGCAACTGCACGCCTATATGCTGCGCGTCGCGATCCCCTATGGCACGCTGAACCCGAACCAGATGCGCCAACTGGCCCATATCGCCGAGACGTGGGACAAGGGCTACGGCCACTTCACCACGCGCCAGAACATTCAGTTCAACTGGCCGCTGCTGAAGGATGTGCCGGCCATGCTGAGCGCGCTGGCCGATGTCGGGATGCACGCCATCCAGACCTCGGGCAACTGCGTGCGCAACGTCACCTCGGACCATTTCGCGGGCGCTGCCGCCGACGAGATCGAGGATCCGCGCCCCTATGCCGAACTGCTGCGCCAATGGTCCACCGACCATCCGGAATTCTCGTTCCTGCCGCGCAAGTTCAAGATCGCCATCACCGGCGCGCCCAACGACCGCGCCGTGACGAAGGCGCATGACATCGGCCTGCGCATGGTGCGCGGCCCCAAGGGGCAGCCCGGCTTCGAAGTGCTGGTCGGCGGCGGTCTCGGCCGGACGCCCATGATCGGTCAGGTCGTGCGGGAGTTCCTGCCGATCGAGGATCTGCTGCCCTATACCGAGGCGATCCTGTCGGTCTACAACCTGCTGGGCCGCCGCGACAACAAGTACAAGGCGCGCATCAAGATCACCGTCCACGAAACCGGCCTCGACGAGATCCGCCGCCTCGTGGAGGAGCGTTTCGCCGAGATCCGCCCCACCTTCCACGGCCACGATCAGGATCTGCTGGAGGATATCCGCGCCGCCTTCGCGCCGCCCGCCTTCCGCAACGCCCCGACCGACGCCCATGATGCGGCGCTGGCCGATCCGGTCTATCGCGCATGGGCCGATACCAACCTTGCCGCGCACCGCAACGCGCAATACGCCATCGTCACCATCAGCCTGAAGAAGCATGGCGAAACCCCTGGCGACGCCACCGCCGACCAGATGCGCCTGATGGCCGATCTGGCCGAACGCTACGGCCATGGCGAATTGCGCATCAGCCACGAGCAGAACGTGATCCTGCCGCATGTGCACAAGGCCGATCTTCCGGCCGTCCATGCCGCGCTGCGCGGTGCGGGCCTCGGCACGGCCAATATCGGCCTCATCTCGGACATGATCGCCTGCCCCGGCATGGATTACTGCGCGCTCGCCACCGCCCGGTCTATCCCGGTGGCCCAAGACATCGCCACCCGCTTCGACGAGCTGAAGCTGGAGCATGATGTCGGCCCGCTGAAGATCAAGATCTCCGGCTGCATCAACGCCTGCGGCCACCACCATGTCGGCCATATCGGCATCCTCGGCCTCGACCGTGCGGGGGTGGAGAACTATCAGATCACGCTGGGCGGCGACGGCACCGAAACCGCCGTCATCGGCGAACGCGCCGGGCCGGGCTTCGCCTATGACGAGATCGTCCCCGCGATCGAGCGGCTGGTTCAGGCCTATCTGAAGAACCGCGAGGCCCCCGAGGAGACGTTCCTCGAAGCCTATCGCCGTCTCGGTCTCGGCCCGTTCAAGGCGGCGCTGTACCCGGCGGAAGGAAAGCAGGATGCCGCTTGA
- the pyrC gene encoding dihydroorotase, protein MTQTLSLRRPDDWHLHLRDGAMLNAVLPETARHFARAIIMPNLVPPVVTAADAAAYRDRIMAALPPGMTFEPLMTLYLTEGTDPADVRAAAQSGLVKAVKLYPAGATTNSHGGVRDLEKVRPVLETMAEIGLPLCIHGEVTTPEVDIFDREAVFIDTVLDPLRRRTPGLRVVMEHITTEEGVAYARAGGDDLGATITTHHLVINRNHLLVGGIRPHYYCLPVAKRERHRLALRAAATSGEARFFLGTDSAPHMDAAKETGCGCAGCFTATNTLSILAEVFEQDGALDRLEAFASLNGPAFYRLPPNEARTTLTRGAPVAYPSHIETGDGTVTVFDPGFPLHWTVA, encoded by the coding sequence ATGACCCAGACACTCTCGCTGCGCCGCCCCGACGACTGGCACCTGCACCTGCGCGACGGCGCGATGCTGAACGCCGTCCTGCCCGAAACCGCGCGCCATTTCGCGCGCGCGATCATCATGCCGAACCTCGTGCCGCCGGTGGTCACCGCCGCCGATGCCGCCGCATACCGCGACCGCATCATGGCCGCCCTGCCCCCCGGCATGACGTTCGAGCCGCTGATGACCCTCTATCTGACCGAGGGCACCGATCCGGCGGATGTGCGCGCCGCGGCGCAAAGCGGCCTCGTGAAGGCGGTGAAACTCTATCCCGCGGGCGCGACCACCAATTCGCATGGCGGCGTGCGCGATCTGGAGAAGGTCCGCCCCGTGCTGGAGACGATGGCCGAGATCGGCCTGCCCCTGTGCATCCACGGCGAGGTCACGACCCCCGAGGTGGACATCTTCGACCGCGAGGCGGTGTTCATCGACACGGTCCTCGATCCGCTGCGCCGCCGCACGCCCGGCCTGCGCGTCGTGATGGAGCATATCACCACCGAAGAGGGTGTCGCCTATGCCCGCGCGGGCGGCGACGATCTGGGCGCGACGATCACCACGCATCACCTCGTCATCAACCGCAACCACCTGCTGGTGGGCGGCATCCGGCCGCATTACTACTGCCTGCCGGTCGCCAAGCGCGAACGCCACCGCCTCGCGCTGCGGGCCGCCGCCACCTCGGGCGAGGCGCGGTTCTTCCTCGGCACCGATTCGGCCCCGCATATGGACGCCGCCAAGGAAACCGGCTGCGGCTGCGCGGGCTGCTTCACCGCCACGAACACCCTGTCCATTCTGGCCGAGGTGTTCGAGCAGGACGGCGCCCTCGACCGGCTGGAGGCCTTCGCCTCGCTGAACGGCCCCGCCTTCTACCGCCTGCCCCCGAACGAGGCGCGCACCACCCTGACGCGCGGCGCGCCCGTCGCCTACCCTTCGCATATCGAAACCGGCGACGGCACCGTCACCGTGTTCGATCCCGGTTTCCCCCTGCACTGGACCGTCGCATGA
- a CDS encoding ferredoxin--NADP reductase, with translation MTETAMTANPVAEPSPAKPDPNAQTVTSVRHWTDTLFSFRVTRPQSLRFRSGEFVMIGLPGDNGKPIMRAYSIASPNWDEELEFYSIKVPDGPLTSRLQNIQPGDQIILRPKPVGTLVHDALIPGKRVWFLATGTGLAPFASLMRDPETYDKFDEVIMMHTCRTAEELTYGRELVEALEADELIGEMVAGKLKYYPTTTREPSERMGRITDNLTSGKVFEDLGLEPMNPATDRAMVCGSLAFNQDVMKVLEGFGLNEGANSEPREYVVEKAFVGEGV, from the coding sequence ATGACCGAGACCGCCATGACCGCAAATCCCGTCGCCGAACCGAGCCCCGCCAAACCCGATCCCAACGCCCAGACCGTCACCTCGGTGCGGCACTGGACGGACACGCTCTTTTCCTTCCGGGTGACGCGGCCGCAATCGCTGCGGTTCCGTTCGGGGGAATTCGTGATGATCGGCCTGCCGGGCGACAACGGCAAACCGATCATGCGCGCCTATTCCATCGCCTCGCCCAACTGGGACGAAGAGCTGGAATTCTATTCGATCAAGGTGCCGGACGGCCCGCTCACCTCGCGGCTGCAGAACATCCAGCCGGGCGATCAGATCATCCTGCGCCCCAAACCCGTGGGCACGCTGGTCCATGACGCGCTGATCCCCGGCAAACGCGTGTGGTTCCTCGCCACCGGCACCGGCCTTGCGCCCTTCGCCAGCCTGATGCGCGACCCCGAGACCTACGACAAGTTCGACGAGGTCATCATGATGCACACCTGCCGCACCGCCGAGGAACTGACCTATGGCCGCGAGCTGGTCGAGGCGCTGGAGGCGGACGAGCTGATCGGCGAGATGGTGGCGGGCAAGCTGAAATACTATCCCACCACCACGCGCGAGCCGTCCGAACGCATGGGCCGGATCACCGACAACCTCACCTCGGGCAAGGTCTTCGAGGATCTGGGCCTGGAGCCGATGAACCCCGCCACCGACCGCGCGATGGTCTGCGGCTCGCTCGCCTTCAACCAAGACGTGATGAAGGTGCTCGAAGGGTTCGGCCTGAACGAAGGCGCCAATTCCGAACCCCGCGAATATGTGGTGGAAAAGGCCTTCGTCGGCGAAGGGGTCTAA
- the infC gene encoding translation initiation factor IF-3: MARRPHNAPPTRDTGPRTNERIRAPEIRLIGADGENVGVVTPARALAMAEDAGLDLVEISPNAEPPVCKIMDFGKFKYEQQKREAEARKKQHIIEIKEVKFRPGTDTHDYDVKMRSVLRFLGEGDKVKVTLRFRGREMAHQELGLELLNRVAADVNEAEAGKVEAMPKLEGRQMVMMIGPAK, from the coding sequence ATAGCCCGCAGACCCCACAACGCCCCGCCGACCCGCGACACCGGACCCCGCACGAACGAGCGGATCCGCGCACCGGAAATCCGCCTGATCGGGGCGGATGGTGAAAATGTCGGCGTCGTTACGCCCGCGCGTGCGCTTGCCATGGCGGAGGATGCCGGGCTCGACCTGGTGGAGATCTCCCCGAACGCGGAACCGCCGGTCTGCAAGATCATGGATTTCGGCAAGTTCAAGTATGAGCAGCAGAAGCGCGAGGCCGAGGCCCGCAAGAAGCAGCACATCATCGAGATCAAGGAAGTCAAATTCCGCCCCGGCACCGACACGCATGACTATGACGTGAAGATGCGCTCGGTGCTGCGCTTCCTCGGCGAAGGCGACAAGGTGAAGGTCACCCTGCGCTTCCGTGGCCGCGAGATGGCCCACCAGGAACTGGGTCTGGAGCTTCTGAACCGCGTGGCCGCCGACGTGAACGAGGCCGAGGCCGGCAAGGTCGAAGCGATGCCGAAGCTCGAAGGACGCCAGATGGTCATGATGATCGGTCCGGCCAAGTGA
- a CDS encoding phosphoadenylyl-sulfate reductase: protein MPLDPAGLSIEDRAAFLNDRYRNHAATSVMELALRDRDVGRTALVSSFGAESVVLLHMVSVMDRNLPVLFIDTRMLFAETLAYQAEVADRLGLTNIRTIRADDAAVAFDDPDGTLHQYSTDACCTLRKTVPLEGALAGYDAWITGRKRFQSGTRAALPFFEPDGPNRLKLNPLAMWGPEDVADYMINNRLPRHPLVAKGYPSIGCAPCTSPVGEGEDPRAGRWRGSNKTECGIHFINGKPVRIKKEDAV, encoded by the coding sequence ATGCCGCTTGATCCCGCCGGCCTTTCGATCGAAGACCGTGCGGCGTTTCTGAACGACCGCTACCGCAACCATGCGGCGACCTCGGTCATGGAACTGGCGCTGCGCGACCGGGATGTCGGGCGCACGGCGCTCGTCTCCTCCTTTGGGGCGGAATCGGTGGTGCTGCTGCATATGGTGTCGGTGATGGACCGCAATCTGCCGGTCCTCTTCATCGACACGCGGATGCTGTTCGCCGAAACGCTGGCCTATCAGGCCGAGGTGGCGGACCGCCTCGGGCTGACGAACATCCGCACGATCCGCGCCGACGATGCGGCGGTGGCCTTCGACGATCCGGACGGCACGCTGCATCAATACAGCACCGATGCCTGCTGCACCCTGCGCAAGACGGTGCCGCTCGAAGGGGCGCTTGCGGGCTATGACGCATGGATCACCGGGCGCAAACGCTTTCAGTCCGGCACCCGCGCCGCCCTGCCCTTCTTCGAGCCGGACGGCCCGAACCGCCTGAAGCTGAACCCGCTGGCCATGTGGGGGCCCGAGGATGTGGCCGACTACATGATCAACAACCGCCTGCCGCGCCATCCGCTGGTCGCCAAGGGCTATCCCTCGATCGGCTGCGCGCCCTGCACCAGCCCCGTCGGCGAGGGCGAAGATCCCCGCGCCGGACGCTGGCGCGGCAGCAACAAGACCGAATGCGGCATCCATTTCATCAACGGCAAGCCCGTTCGCATCAAGAAGGAGGACGCGGTATGA
- a CDS encoding Lrp/AsnC family transcriptional regulator yields MVARLDEMDRKILAELQQDAAQSLDEIARKVGSSKTPVWNRIRRMKEAGVILRQTALLDAEALGLEACFFVLIRTSEHEADWQRRFLHALRERPEVLEAHRLAGDIDYILKVRVENARAYDRFYQALISEVRVHNVTALLSMEEIKHTTVLPVGIPST; encoded by the coding sequence ATGGTTGCCCGTCTGGACGAGATGGACCGGAAGATCCTTGCGGAACTGCAGCAGGACGCGGCGCAATCCTTGGATGAAATCGCCCGCAAGGTGGGAAGTTCCAAGACGCCGGTGTGGAATCGCATCCGCCGCATGAAGGAGGCGGGGGTGATCCTGCGCCAGACCGCCCTTCTGGACGCCGAGGCGCTTGGCCTCGAGGCGTGTTTCTTCGTGCTGATCCGCACCTCCGAACATGAGGCCGATTGGCAGCGCCGCTTCCTTCATGCGCTGCGCGAGCGCCCGGAGGTGCTGGAGGCGCATCGGCTGGCGGGCGATATCGACTATATCCTGAAGGTGCGGGTGGAGAATGCGCGCGCCTATGACCGCTTCTATCAGGCGCTGATCTCGGAGGTGCGGGTGCATAACGTCACCGCCCTTCTGTCGATGGAGGAGATCAAGCACACGACCGTGCTGCCCGTGGGCATTCCGTCAACTTGA
- a CDS encoding glycosyltransferase family 2 protein gives MTRFLSITCMKNEGSFLLEWLAYNRAIGFTDVLVYSNDCEDGTDRMLDRAQELGLLTHVRNDDIKARGPQWTALRQAQRHPLTKSADWIMFHDVDEFLNIHVGGRRLPDLLATMPEADAFALPWRMFGNGGIVAYRDRPIRETFVHSARPDLFWPWRARMIKTLFRRGPYKQLGVHRPKGDAPGAVWTDGSGRRLPDWFSRKGVLVNLDPDLGTVAQINHYALGSMEGYLVKCDRGRANRAAQPFDTSYWTDRNFSQIEDRSILALPVEPIRDPLLEEMHAEAVAWRKARIRTLLAEDEWRSLFGRLLMAPPSRHLSPAEVDLILRHLPTEPPPPRN, from the coding sequence ATGACCCGCTTCCTCTCCATCACCTGCATGAAGAACGAAGGGTCGTTCCTGCTGGAATGGCTGGCCTACAACCGCGCGATCGGGTTCACGGACGTCCTCGTCTATTCCAACGACTGCGAGGACGGCACCGATCGGATGCTGGACCGGGCGCAGGAACTGGGCCTTCTGACCCATGTGCGCAACGACGACATCAAGGCGCGCGGCCCGCAATGGACCGCCCTGCGGCAGGCGCAGCGCCATCCGCTGACGAAATCCGCCGACTGGATCATGTTCCACGACGTGGACGAATTCCTGAACATCCATGTCGGGGGCCGCCGCCTGCCCGATCTGCTGGCCACCATGCCCGAGGCCGATGCCTTCGCGCTGCCATGGCGGATGTTCGGCAATGGCGGCATCGTCGCCTATCGCGACCGCCCCATCCGCGAGACCTTCGTTCACTCCGCCCGCCCGGATCTGTTCTGGCCGTGGCGCGCCCGCATGATCAAGACGCTGTTCCGCCGCGGCCCCTACAAGCAATTGGGCGTCCACCGCCCCAAGGGCGACGCGCCGGGCGCCGTCTGGACCGATGGGTCCGGCCGCCGGCTGCCGGACTGGTTCAGCCGCAAGGGCGTTCTGGTGAACCTCGATCCCGATCTCGGCACCGTGGCGCAGATCAACCATTACGCCCTCGGCTCGATGGAGGGGTATCTCGTGAAATGCGACCGGGGCCGCGCCAACCGCGCCGCGCAGCCCTTCGACACCTCCTATTGGACGGATCGCAACTTCTCCCAGATCGAGGATCGCAGCATCCTCGCTTTGCCGGTGGAGCCGATCCGCGACCCCCTTCTGGAGGAGATGCACGCCGAGGCCGTCGCATGGCGCAAGGCCCGCATCCGCACCCTTCTGGCCGAGGATGAATGGCGCTCGCTGTTCGGGCGGCTGCTGATGGCCCCACCCTCGCGCCATCTGTCGCCCGCCGAGGTGGACCTGATCCTGCGCCATCTGCCGACCGAGCCGCCCCCCCCGCGCAACTGA
- a CDS encoding DUF934 domain-containing protein, whose protein sequence is MSVIVTDTGFAAEDWTAPIAPLADLANEAAVDLANTDDPTQLADRLDGLKLIRIAFPSSADGRGFTQAARLRRMGYAGRLRAAGHVLADQYAMARRSGFDEVEISDDLAARQPEDQWQFRADWRAHDYQARLKA, encoded by the coding sequence ATGAGCGTCATCGTCACCGATACCGGCTTTGCGGCCGAGGACTGGACCGCCCCGATCGCGCCCTTGGCCGATCTGGCGAACGAGGCCGCCGTCGATCTGGCCAATACCGACGATCCGACCCAACTTGCGGACCGTCTGGACGGGCTGAAGCTGATCCGCATCGCCTTCCCGTCCTCGGCCGACGGGCGCGGGTTCACGCAGGCCGCGCGTCTGCGGCGCATGGGCTATGCCGGGCGGCTGCGCGCGGCGGGGCATGTCCTTGCCGACCAATACGCCATGGCCCGCCGCTCCGGCTTCGACGAGGTGGAGATCTCGGACGATCTCGCCGCCCGCCAGCCCGAGGATCAGTGGCAGTTCCGTGCGGACTGGCGCGCCCATGATTATCAGGCGCGGCTGAAGGCCTGA
- a CDS encoding DUF2849 domain-containing protein gives MSRKFTPKVVTANDLLIGDVVYLTADNRWTREHHEAELIEDEAHAQLRLLDGAAQKNVVVGVYLADAIAGPDGPEPIHFREVFRTRGPSNYAMGKQVGELPGPRQH, from the coding sequence ATGAGCCGGAAATTCACGCCCAAAGTCGTGACCGCCAATGATCTGCTGATCGGCGATGTCGTCTATCTGACCGCCGACAACCGCTGGACGCGGGAGCATCACGAGGCCGAGCTGATCGAGGACGAGGCCCATGCCCAACTGCGCCTGCTGGACGGCGCGGCGCAGAAGAACGTGGTGGTCGGGGTCTATTTGGCCGATGCGATCGCCGGCCCCGACGGCCCCGAGCCGATCCATTTCCGCGAGGTGTTCCGCACGCGCGGCCCCTCCAACTATGCCATGGGCAAGCAGGTCGGCGAATTGCCCGGCCCCCGCCAGCACTGA
- the ctaA gene encoding heme A synthase, which yields MAKRSIFEEVGAREMPAPAQGGLIDRGRGGARGAIRIWLMVLFVLVAVMIAVGGLTRLSDAGLSITEWKPVTGAIPPLNAADWQSEFDLYQASPQYRLMNEGMTLGQFQQIYWWEWGHRFLGRVIGLVWALGFLGFWIAGKIPAGWKGRLLWVGVLGGAQGAVGWWMVASGLTGDMTTVASYRLATHLGIGFLILGFLTWYALLLGRSEGQLLQARRASERKPFGMATGLMHLVFLQILLGALVAGIDAGRSFPTWPLMNGAIFPPDAFYVPDGAAWRAFFENPGLVQFVHRSVAYLAFVFGFVVWLRGRRSAHKATRVAFHMVMAMLVVQVLLGIGTVLSAAALHPAITHQIGAIVLWVLIIRARYLSQYPKVATIRGGTA from the coding sequence ATGGCGAAACGCAGCATATTCGAAGAGGTCGGCGCGCGGGAGATGCCCGCGCCCGCGCAAGGGGGGCTGATCGACCGCGGCCGGGGCGGCGCGAGGGGCGCCATCCGCATCTGGCTGATGGTGCTGTTCGTGCTGGTGGCCGTGATGATCGCGGTCGGCGGGCTGACGCGCCTGTCGGATGCGGGCCTGTCCATCACTGAATGGAAGCCAGTGACGGGCGCGATCCCGCCGCTGAACGCCGCCGACTGGCAGTCGGAGTTCGATCTCTATCAGGCCAGCCCGCAATACCGCCTGATGAACGAAGGCATGACGCTGGGCCAGTTCCAGCAGATCTATTGGTGGGAATGGGGGCATCGCTTCCTTGGCCGGGTGATCGGGCTGGTCTGGGCGCTTGGCTTCCTCGGGTTCTGGATCGCGGGCAAGATCCCGGCGGGCTGGAAGGGGCGGCTCCTCTGGGTCGGCGTTCTGGGCGGGGCGCAGGGCGCGGTCGGCTGGTGGATGGTGGCCTCGGGCCTGACGGGCGACATGACGACCGTCGCCAGCTACCGCCTTGCGACGCATCTCGGGATCGGTTTCCTGATCCTCGGCTTCCTGACATGGTATGCGCTGCTTCTGGGCCGCAGCGAGGGGCAGCTCTTGCAGGCCCGCCGCGCGTCCGAGCGCAAGCCCTTCGGCATGGCGACGGGGCTGATGCATCTGGTGTTCCTGCAGATCCTGCTCGGCGCGTTGGTCGCGGGCATCGATGCGGGCCGCAGCTTCCCGACATGGCCGCTGATGAACGGCGCCATCTTCCCGCCCGATGCCTTCTATGTGCCCGATGGCGCGGCATGGCGGGCCTTCTTCGAAAATCCGGGCCTCGTGCAGTTCGTGCACCGTTCGGTCGCGTATCTGGCCTTCGTCTTCGGCTTCGTGGTCTGGCTGCGGGGGCGGCGTTCGGCGCATAAGGCGACGCGGGTGGCCTTCCATATGGTCATGGCGATGCTGGTGGTTCAGGTCCTTCTGGGGATCGGCACCGTGTTGTCGGCGGCGGCGCTGCATCCGGCGATCACGCACCAGATCGGGGCGATCGTTCTGTGGGTGCTGATCATCCGCGCCCGCTATCTGTCCCAATATCCCAAGGTCGCCACGATCCGCGGAGGAACGGCATGA